ACTGATTCTTAACATTGCGCCGCCACAACCCGCACCACCGGAACAATCGGCACAGGTTGTCCGCCGATTGGTTTTTCCACCTATTCCGGTTGTTCTCGTCGTGCTGGCTCACTCGATGAGTAGATTGCGGAACGATTCTGCGTCGTTTCACTCGCCAATTCGTTTCCCCAGAACGTCTTGGCGGACTCGCCTCTGAAAACGGCTCAATCCCGGTTTTGCAGTTCAAGCGAGTGTATAGGTCAGAGCATCATGCTCTATTGGTGAATCCGATCTGGATTGAAGAAGAGGACATGGATGTCCACGATTATGAAATACCACTGGACCATTGCCTTTCTCTGTTTGGTCACCCTCCTGTCCCCGGCGGCGTTTGCCGAAGAGGAGGTCGAGCTTGATCCTCAAGTGCGATTGTTGCTTGAGCGGCTGGAAGCGGCCGAGAAGCAAATTCAAACGCTCACAACTGAGCTGAAATCGGTCAAAGAGGCACAAGCACAAGCGAGACCTTTCCCTGCAGCTCAGGGGACAACGCAAGAGTTGGACGACCTTGGCCTTCCAATCGGAGTCGATGGAGTCTTCACCGCAACAGGCGCTGAAGAGTCATTTCGCGACCTTCCCAATGTGGCGCGTGAAATGGTTTCCTTCGAAGAAATTCGGGAAGACGCTCCGGACTCAATTCCTGCAGAGCTTGAAGAGCGTTTGAGTCTACTTGAGAAGGGTTGGGACGATCTCGATTCCGCCTGGACCAAGTTCCACGAAGCAGAGCAAAAGAAAAAGTCCGACGCTGCCAAGAAACCGACGATGAGCATCAACGGTCGAATTCATGCGGACTACTGGGACTTCGTCAACAACTCCGAGGGAATTGGGTACTTCGAACATCCCGATCCGATGTCTGACAATTACGGCCGTCCCCCGGAAGACCGAGCTCTTTTCCGTCGAATTCGTCTCGAAATGAAGGGCGACATCCTCGAAACGATGCTTTGGCGAGTTCAGATTGACTTCAACAATCCGGGAACTCCGGAGATGAAAGATGTCTATCTGGGATTCAAAGAGCTTCCGTTCAACCAGCAACTCTTGATCGGTAACCAGAAGCGGCCACTGGGGCTCGATCACCTCAACAGTAGTCGATACAACGTCTTCATGGAGCGGCCGTTTGTCGTCGAAGCGTTCAACGAAGACGCCCGACGTCCCGGTATCGCAATGTACGGCTACTCCGACGACGAGGTCTTTACATGGCGATATGGTGCCTATTTCCTCGAGAACATCGCAACCGACGGTCGCGTTATCGGTCAGTCAAATCAGATGAGCTTGAACGGGCGTCTCTCTGCCTCACCATGGTATGACGAAGCATCTGACGGCCGAGGGTATCTGCACCTCGCGATCGCCGGGATGGCCGCTCGCACCGACGGAGACAGAAACGCTTCGGACACGAATCAAAACGAAGCCCGATTCCGAACCCGCGTCGCAGCCCGATCAGACACGAGATGGTTGAACACCGAGCGAATTGCTGCAGCTGATCACTACGAAATCATTGGTCTCGAATCGATCTTCAACTACGGACCCTTGCAACTCGTCTCCGAATACCAGCACAACTGGGTCCAGCGAGAAGGGGAAGAGGACCTCCAATTCGGCGGAGCGTATGCTTACATCTCATACTTCCTGACCGGAGAACACATCCCATACGACCGCAAGACCTCAACGATCGGTCGAGTCAAACCGTTCGAAAACTTCTTCCTGGTTGATCAATGCACCGGTGGCTGTGGCACAGGATGGGGAGCTTGGAACGTGGCACTCCGGTACGACTACCTCGACCTCTCCGATGACAATGTTCTCGGCGGTGTTGGTGAAGCCTGGACCAGTGCTTTAAACTGGCACTGGACGCCGTACTCGAAGCTTCAATTCGATGCTTCGTACGGTGAAATTGACAACCATCGCCCCGTAAACGGTTTCACCTCCGGCAACTACTTCTTCTTCGGAACGCGGTTCGCAGTGGAGTTCTAGAGCATTTTTTGATTTGGTGTGCACGAGCAAGCACAGCCTTTTAACAAGTGAAACAGCGAAAGCGAGTGCACAGGCAAGAGCAATTTGCTTGAGGACGCTCAAAGGAAAGAGTACTCGATCTTGAGATTCCACCACTGATCCACAAGTTGACCAAAACCCAACTCCACCATCTGAAAGATTTCAGATCTGCGAATCACATGTCCTCTTCTGAAATCGATTTCCCCTCACACCATCAAGTGCCCCCGTGTCTCACGACTGGAGCAGACGTATGAATCGTTCACAAATACTCTTGTCCCTTGCATTCATCTTCTCGACTTCCGCACAAGCGACCGCCGGGAACTTTCTCGGTGCGTGCAAGCCAACGGGGTGCTGCGAAACGGTCAACTGCCCGCCGTGTCAGTTGGTCTGTTGCCCGGAAACGAAGATGGAGAAAGTCAAAAAGCATTGCTGGGAAGTGGAGTGCGAACCGATTTGCGTTCCCCGCGTGCGCTGCCCACTGTTCGACTTCTTCAGAAAGGACAAATGTGACCAGTGTGATGCGATGTCCGGCAGCGGCAGCGGCTATTGCTCTCAATGTGCTGATGTCAAAGTCGTTCGCAAGCTGAAGAAAGTCGAATACGAATGCGAAAAGTGCGTGGTGGAATGGAAAGTACATCGCGTTCCAATGTCAGCTGGAAAGTGCTGTGATGGCATTCCTCCAGCTCTCGGCTGCTCACAGCTTCCCTGATCGACGTGAAGGCAGTCACTCAACATTCATAGCAATTCAACACGCACTCTTCGCGACAATTGGTGCAGACCAAAGAGAACAGAGAGCTCACTACTCCGCGCTGACGACCACGACATCGGCAACACCGGAGGAGAGACGAAACGCGATTCGCCAACATGCAAAGACCTGCGAACCGAGATCTTTCGATGCGTAGGCGTCGATCGTCACTTCACCGATGTCTTCGCAAACAACCCGGGCTTTGGAAACAGGATCAACTTCGTAAACAGTCAAAGCGATAGGGCTACCGGAGTTGTTAATCACCCGGCAACCTCGCTTCGGTTCGAACTCTTCGCTCAACTGAATGTTGTCAGCAGCTGTGACAGTGCGAAACGTCACAATCTTCTCAGTACCGGTATGAGTTGACATAACTTAGACCTCGTTTGGAGATTAAAATAATCAAGCGTGTACTAGCGCGACTTCATACGGTGAGTCGTTGTGAATCTGGCTGGATTTCACGAGTCAGTCGCTGCGAACAGAAGAAATCTGTCGGCGAGAGTGACGTGAAATGTAACAGGGTCGCTTATGGGCGAAAGCGTCGATTGAGAGTCGAACCAGCCTGAGGTGTCGGAACGAACACGATCTGATGCTGCAGTCCACCAATATCTCGCCGATAAGTGCTTCCAGCGAGATCCGAGCCGAAATCCAGTACTCCGGCAAGAATTCGACCGATGAGAACTGATTCAGCAGTCGGCGTGTAGTCACCACCACCGGCACCACTTAATCCGGATCGATCATCAACATAACCCGGTTCCATCGGTTGAGAGGGAGTCCCGTAGGTCGTGTCGCGCCCTCTTCCTTCTTGTGCGAAGAGGTCACCATCACGATAGTGATTGTGGTGACAATTAATTCCATTTAACAGTGGCCAACCGCCGGTCCTCTGTCCGTTCCCGCCATTGAACAGATCAGCTTTAATGTTCATTTGGTGGAAGGAGTTCCCAATCATAAACCAATTCGACCGGTCCCATCCTGTTGGTCCGCTGTCATTGTACGAGAGGTTAACTCGCTCACCAGCTACGGTGTTCGCAATCAACTTAATATCATTCGTCGCTTGCGAAGCTGTCTCGGTCCCGTCTCCTGCGATCGCGATGGCAGGAGAGGTGCCCGCTGTCTTCTCGAAGACGTTTCCGACAATCGCGGCATTGTGGTTGGGCTGCCCGGCCGTTTCCCCCAGTGTCAGGATCTTGCGTCCTGAAGATCGAAAGTCCACAAACTGGTTCCAGGCGAAGAAGACTCCTTCTTGCTCAGGGACTCCGTTTGCAAGGGAAGCGGTACTGTTGGCCCGGAACGAATTTTGACCGATGCTCTTGCATGCGACAACATGAAACCAGGCATTCATCGAGTGTGCCGTCGTCGAGTCCAACAACTCGCAACCGTTGAAAGAGTACGCAATTCGCGACGAAGAAAACGACTGCACAGCCCAATGTTCTGCACCAAGGTCACCCGAGCAATTGATGAACCTGCACGAGTCTGTTCGATATCCCGGACCGACAGTTGGCGTCGAGACCGGTCCACCCCACTGGCTGTCCATCCGGCAATCTCGAAACTCAAGGTGATTTCCCTGATTTTCGCCATCGAGCCAGCTTGAAGAGCTTTGAAGCGTCACTCGGCAGCCCTGAATTCGAAGCCGCTGATGTCGATATGTCCGCTGCTCATTGATTCGCACAATTACCGAATCTTCATTGGCCTCGGCAGCCGGTCGCACAATCGCCCACTCCTGGCTCGCAATACGCGAGTTGGTGTTTCCAACCGGATAAATCCCAGGTCCAAGCTCAACGATGTTCGCTCCAGCTTGCAATGCTCTTCCGATGCTCGCATAAGGAGCAGCAAGAGAGCCATCGCCACTCCCATCGTTCCCTCCTTCCCGAACATGGCGAATCTGATCCAGCTGATCTGCTTTGTCGCAAATCAAGGGGATGCGATTACGACCGAGAATTTCGTCAGTCGAAAGTGTTCGACCGACCGTTGAGACGACTGAGTTTGAATCGCCCACTTTCGGATAGACGGTATAGTCACAATCGATCAACTCGCCCTGTTGAAAGCCAGCAATCGGAATGACAGCCTCGTACGCCATCCCGTAGAGCCCAGAGGCAGGACGTTGTCGGGCAGTCATTGACGTCACGATCGCTGAAGTTTGGTGACCGGATGTTCTCCCCGAAGCTGAGACAATGACAGAGGAAATCCCGTGGCCAGCGACCGCATTGACCGCGACCCGAAAATCGCTTTTGACGCGATCTCCCGAAGCGACTCCCGCAAACTCGTCCAGCTTTGCCGTCACTCGAGGGTAGGGGAGCGAAGCTTCGTTTGTGACTGCGATCTCACTGGCTGCAGATGAAGTTTCCGCCCCAGCAGCCTGATTTTGGAACGCTCCAGCTCGAATTGTTGCCGTCACTGTGTCACCAGAATAAACGTTCCCAGTCAACCAGAGTCGAATCCGCACTCCGGAAGCAGTCGCTGCCTGATCCTGCTCCCCCTGATTCGGGAACGTCCGCCGGGCCACATGCGTCCCATGCAATGTCCGCGACTTGCCCTCGATCGTACCATCGGTTGCATAACCGCTCGACGTCACGTTCAGAGTGACGGAGGCATTCGCGAGATCCGCATCGAGAAGCGGATTCCCAAATCCCGATCCGAGATCACATTCAGCTCCGACTATGAACCCTTCAATTTCAAGATCGATGAATCCTCCATCAACGGCGAGTCCCGCACTGGAACGATGAGGAACTGTCACTGAAGCGATATCACCGATGGCCATATTGAGTCCCTGCAACGCATTGAGTATCGAAAAAAAGCATTCAAAGTGCTCACACACGGTTGCGCAACACTCGTCAATGCAATCGTTCAACGCCCCTTCAACTCCGCTGACATGTCCATTCCGACGACGAATTCATCCCGAACAGACCTATCGCGAGATCACTTGCCGATGTCACGATTTTAATCAGTCGAACTTCAGCAAGACTGGCCGAAAAAGCAGCCATCCGGCTCCGATCGTCAGGTGATTGCAGAGGATTTCAGAGCGAGACGCTCGACATTCACCCAATCAAACAGAGCCGTTTGACAGTCCGACAAACTCCCCGCTATCATCCGCCACCGAAGCTTCCGAACTCGGAACGGTTGGAAGCTTCCATTCGGGATGTAGCGCAGCCTGGTAGCGCGCTTGACTGGGGGTCAAGAGGTCGCAGGTTCAAATCCTGTCATCCCGATTTGACCGGGGTCATCATGGTTGCCGGTTTGGAAAACGTAACTCCTTGATCGTTAATCACTTGCGTCTCTCACGCCGTGCAAGTGTCATCGACCGGGGTCATGTTCCTACTGGCGAATTCGCCAGCCCTTTTGCATGAACCCCGCATGTTGGTGATGCGTCCGGGGTCTTAGACACAATGGTCTCATGCTTGACGCCGCGCATGTACCGATTTCCCCGGTCATTGCAGTAGAAAGTAGAAGCGCTTCTGATTCAGGTCGGTTCGACCTGGGTTACGAACGGCGAACTGCGTCGGAAACCACGTGTAGGCAATTTGACAGCGGAAATGGCTCCTGGTCGCGGCGGTCGGTGATAAGCACTTCTTTTGCTAAAGCAGATTTCGGAGTGCGAGAGGCGGATGCAACCTCTGTAAAATTGAGGCGAGCTTTTGCAACATTCGTTTCAACACCGAGAGCACGATGGCATGCTCCAAAAAAAACTGAGCCAGGCGTCAATAGGCCTATCAGCCCAGGAATTTGGTAGGAGGAGGTTCAACAACCAGCAAGAGACTCGGGCACGCGACGTATGAAGCCAGTCTCCGAATGACCCGTCACGGCGAACTGGGCCGTGGCAACACCTTCGCGAATCCAGTGGTGAATGGCGATGCTCGGTTTCTCGCGGTAAAAGCAGCTTTTGCGGTTCAGCGGCAAGAACCGCATTGTTATCAATTACGGGCGTCGAATTTTGGCGTCACTGACCTACTGATCGATCAATTAACCCTTCAGCAATCAGACGAGCGATACGGAGCTTATGCTTAGCAATAAGGGATCGACCTGCGACTCCTTGCGAAGATAGTGCTTCCAGTCGCTGCAGGTGTTGTTGTTCGATCTCGAAGGCTCGACGCAATACTTCGTCAGCTTTCGCTTGATCTTTTTCGTGAAGTGCTTGCTGCAGTTGCACGCTGAGCAACCGCAACTCACCCTAGCGTAGCTTTCCAGCACCGATGTAGCCGTGGGAAGCCGATGCTTTCAATCGTTCAAATCGCAACTTTTCCAGCTCAACTTCTTCTTCCATGAGCATGCTTATTCCCGCCTCATCTCCCTGAATTCGAAGGAGAATTAGCCGGGCGTCGTACAATTTGGAACGAAGCTCGTCGATTTGCGTCTCAGCGACGTGTCCCGCCTTCGCACCTTCTTCCACACTCGACCATTCAGCCTCGTATGCGGCGACGGCCTGCTTGGCGAATTGCAGAGCCGTGAAATCGTCATTGCCGATCGATTTCACAGGAACAGCCGTGGTTGCGGCATCGCGAGTCAACACAAGCAGGGTTAAACGCGATCCTTCCGGGGCATCGAACTCCTTCGGAGGATCAACAGAGGAGTCGGCTGGCATGCAGAGAGTCAACTCATTGCCATCGATCTTGTAGATGCAACGAAGCTTCGACCCCTTCGGTGCTTTGCCGTGAGTCTCTGTCGTGACAATTTGGATCGAATTCGGATCCGTAGCCGGATCGAGCGTAAACTGATACGTGTGCTCAGGGCCGCCGTCACCCGACATTGTCATAACGCCGTTGGAGAAGTTGATCCGCAGATCGCCAGCACCATTCTTGAGCAATTGTTGCTCTAGCGACTTCCCATTTGAGATTCCATGCGAAAACACCCAAGTGCCTTGCAGGGCCTTCGTGTGCTTCGAAGCATCCTCCGCAATCGCGACGGAACATACAAACAGTGCAAGTGCAATTCTAAGCAGGACTTTCATCTTGATTCCTTTACTGTTGGTTACCCGAGTGGCAGGACGGCGATCGCGCGAAGCATTAGGATGTCAGGTGGAATCGTTAACACGCGTTGTTGTTCGCAATGAAACGAACCAGCCAGCGATGCCGACGATACAGCCGACGACTTGAATAAAAAGAGCCGTGTCGTCGTGAGCAATCAACGCACTTCCGAACAATAAGGCAGCGGCGATGACAACGATGATGGCAGCACTGATGCTTTTCATTCCAGTCTCCTTGAATTCTCTGTTTAGTTGGGGTCAGTCGGGCGGAGTCGCTGGTAGACGACTTCCGCGGAGTCGGTGTCCGAATCCAAGGGGCTGTCGCTACACGAGGAAGTCCACTGGATTGCGAGGGAATCAACCGAAGTTTTGTCGGCTCCGCTGTGCAGGAAGATGCGTGGATTGCCACCGGTGACGACTCCGTACCAGAGATAGAGATCGCCGTCTTTGCTAGAGATCATCAGTTCCGATTCGCCACCGTAATCGAACTTGATCGTTCCCGATACAACGGCAGCATGTCCTTTTTGCTCAAGGAACTCCCGATACTGATTCTCGTATGTGTCCGACGTTTTGCGATAAGACTCACCGAACCGCTTGTCGATCGCGATCACGAAACCCGTCTGGTTCGCCTCCACCAACTTTGAATCAAGCAAATGGTGCGATTCTTGTGTCGCCTGCCACTTTCCTGAAAGTGCCTCAGTGTTGTCGGTTGTCGAAGTTTCATCAACGTCGGGTTGGGCAGGTTGAATTGCATCGCGTTGCGTTGTGGGAATGCCATTGCCACACAACAAGCGATGTGCCGTGGACTCTTCCCACGTGACGGGGAAGGTGAGAACTTTTCCATCCCGGTCCACGACAATCTTTGATTCTTGTCCGGGAATTTGTGAAAGCATCGCCGCGTTGTAGGCGTCGCGAGACTCGGACTTGGGCCAACGGAACGGACCAATGCCCACGATCACATCATCGACCTGCAATCCGATCTCTCGCGCCGGTGAACCGAGGTCAGAAACTCGCAGGATTCTACTTTCGCGTTCATCGTCGGAGACGGTGGCGACGATGTTCAACCAAACGGCTGCCATGCGACGAACATGCGATTCGGGCAGCAACAAGTGAAACTGACGGAACTGATCATCCGTAATGACCGGTCCGAAGAAGACGATCTCTGACTTGGGGCTAAAGCTCACGCAGTACTGCAGCAAATCATCGATTACATACCCTCCCAGAAAATCGCTGGGGACGACATACCGATGACTCGCCCCATCGATCCCGCCGGGAGTCACGAGGATTCCGTGAGACTGCAAACGCTTGAGTTGTTCCGACTGTTTCAACTGTCGAAGCAACTGCTGCACTTGCTTGGCATTCTCCGCAGGCATAGCCTTGCCGATGCCTTTCAGATACGCTGTGAGCTGGTCGCGTGGTCGGGTTAGCAGCACTCGAAATCCGAAGTCATTGATTCGCTGTTGTGGACCTTTGGCGGTGTAGGTTGCCAGTTCGATGCCGATCAGGACAACCGCCTCAAAGTCGTCAGAGTCAGCGAGCGTTTGCCATGCGTCTCGGACATCATTCGGATCGGTTCGCGCGGCAATGATCGTTTGCTGTGCTCCGATCAGCCTATATTCGATGGCTTTGCCTTCCAATTCGCGACGTGCGGGAATTGTCCACGACAACTCGCGGAGGCTTTCGGGATGCGAAGTCAAATTGATCAGAATTGGCAAGGCTTCCTTCCACCTGAAGTGAACGCAGCCTTCGCAAGCGACATCGACATGCCGATGTTCCAAAAGCATATCCAGGTACGCGGACTTTGCCGCCGGACGCAGCGGTCGATGCACCAGGGCATAGTCGGCCGCTGCGCTTGTGTCTTTGTTATCCGACTCGTGCAGCCGCATCAGCAGCTTGGTGGTAGCATCGGTTCGAATGAACGCGAGTGATCCGATCAGCTTGCGGAGTGCGGTGGGCTCCTGCGTGTTCTTGATCGCGGTTTCAATCGGTTCGAGAGCATCGTCGCCGAACTTCTCAATCAGTCGTTGGCACGAGTTGGCAGTGATGTCGCCTTTGTCTTCGATCTGCATTCCAGCGATCAACAAGTCAATTCGATCGTCGCCTTTGGTGAGTTTGAGTTTCTCGCGGATCGTCTCCTGGCCGAAAAGCGTTCCGAGCGAGTACCAGACGAAACCATGGCCCTCGCCCATGCAAACGGCCTGTGTGTGGTAAGGGCTGGAAGCGGTTTTCCAGAGGATTTTTAATCCTAGAACCGCCAGCGACGACTTCGTAAGCCGCGAGCCTCTAGCCGTGGGTGTTGACGCATCGGACCGGCGGCTAGCGTCTTGCCGCTCACGGGGGAAGAGCACGAATTCCCAGTCCTCATGCTTGAGTTCAAACGGCCCAAGCTCATCCGGTGGCGTTTCTTTTTGTTGCGGCAGATTCGAGTATTCCTCCCACGTTCGGCGAAGCGTGATTCGGTAGCCGAGTGAATCGTCTGCCAGCACCGTTGGTAAGTTGTCGACATGATGAAGCTTCCATGTCGGTGAACCAGCAGCAGCCACAAGGCGATCTGCAAGTCCTTTGAGAGCTGCCTCGGGCAACATCTGGCGGTCTTCTCTCATAACTGCCATCGCGGCACGGGCGGCCACACTCTCACGAGCATTCGCGAGTTCGTTGGTAAGGTACTCCGCCTTGTCGGCTTCGGTCAGCAAGTTCATGCCGCCGGGCATCAAGCGTCCGTCAATGCAATATCCGTTGTGATTGACC
This is a stretch of genomic DNA from Thalassoglobus sp. JC818. It encodes these proteins:
- a CDS encoding porin — its product is MSTIMKYHWTIAFLCLVTLLSPAAFAEEEVELDPQVRLLLERLEAAEKQIQTLTTELKSVKEAQAQARPFPAAQGTTQELDDLGLPIGVDGVFTATGAEESFRDLPNVAREMVSFEEIREDAPDSIPAELEERLSLLEKGWDDLDSAWTKFHEAEQKKKSDAAKKPTMSINGRIHADYWDFVNNSEGIGYFEHPDPMSDNYGRPPEDRALFRRIRLEMKGDILETMLWRVQIDFNNPGTPEMKDVYLGFKELPFNQQLLIGNQKRPLGLDHLNSSRYNVFMERPFVVEAFNEDARRPGIAMYGYSDDEVFTWRYGAYFLENIATDGRVIGQSNQMSLNGRLSASPWYDEASDGRGYLHLAIAGMAARTDGDRNASDTNQNEARFRTRVAARSDTRWLNTERIAAADHYEIIGLESIFNYGPLQLVSEYQHNWVQREGEEDLQFGGAYAYISYFLTGEHIPYDRKTSTIGRVKPFENFFLVDQCTGGCGTGWGAWNVALRYDYLDLSDDNVLGGVGEAWTSALNWHWTPYSKLQFDASYGEIDNHRPVNGFTSGNYFFFGTRFAVEF
- a CDS encoding TIGR03067 domain-containing protein; the encoded protein is MKVLLRIALALFVCSVAIAEDASKHTKALQGTWVFSHGISNGKSLEQQLLKNGAGDLRINFSNGVMTMSGDGGPEHTYQFTLDPATDPNSIQIVTTETHGKAPKGSKLRCIYKIDGNELTLCMPADSSVDPPKEFDAPEGSRLTLLVLTRDAATTAVPVKSIGNDDFTALQFAKQAVAAYEAEWSSVEEGAKAGHVAETQIDELRSKLYDARLILLRIQGDEAGISMLMEEEVELEKLRFERLKASASHGYIGAGKLR
- a CDS encoding M56 family metallopeptidase; amino-acid sequence: MNDLWHHWFAGSWTQVMALSLAHFLWQGVLVGLVVVSLDRLLSKASTSSRYVLHLVALASLPVCFVLTMGIVDVRAPMQAAAVASEVVLDEPESAPEQIDDPPSGPPAGVYEYSGNSTVQTTIAAEPQSSQVAVDSPSTIAGNNIVLENPDVARSEYAWLPSLASIIVIAYLFGVAVFLIRLTLAVWGGHRLRSSSQPLDDSHLLNIVAEQARRAGLRIVPVVALCERVTVPTVVGVVRPMVLIPASIITGLTPDQFATIISHELAHVRRYDLLVILLQRTIESFFFFHPVVWYLSRRISRHREVCCDDLVVSTGHGPMDYAGALLRMAELCVAAEPTGAIAATATGTDRSQFESRVTRLMTMTQRTQLRLTRVGAVLFGSLLIPLMTVPPLIVGLVQAEEAEDTDTVTGTLQVQMAVLTPDPKSEEDVNSGSWQVAVDWKVPIQTEGGAGSVISEVDGAILRIEWQAVRRHNGGLQFDAFNWSIDNPIDRRDGVSLGGIGGRQIAPQSTWFGEKFESLASMQLDTAGEHISDRVLVFRARHLPANMKLPRLSLPDLLSSPLIEKATESKPDGGEAVNDGPISDETLRLFQTAYDSDPSFGRASIKHTDQRGTIANWNRALQQDDLTREQQIFAWWRIGSLASYNFNAGQGETADNDLAAKAFRKVLFIGHGLISRETLNAATVYATLGGGTREDQASRMEFAKQWLVTRTEAMVVQSAWLVNHNGYCIDGRLMPGGMNLLTEADKAEYLTNELANARESVAARAAMAVMREDRQMLPEAALKGLADRLVAAAGSPTWKLHHVDNLPTVLADDSLGYRITLRRTWEEYSNLPQQKETPPDELGPFELKHEDWEFVLFPRERQDASRRSDASTPTARGSRLTKSSLAVLGLKILWKTASSPYHTQAVCMGEGHGFVWYSLGTLFGQETIREKLKLTKGDDRIDLLIAGMQIEDKGDITANSCQRLIEKFGDDALEPIETAIKNTQEPTALRKLIGSLAFIRTDATTKLLMRLHESDNKDTSAAADYALVHRPLRPAAKSAYLDMLLEHRHVDVACEGCVHFRWKEALPILINLTSHPESLRELSWTIPARRELEGKAIEYRLIGAQQTIIAARTDPNDVRDAWQTLADSDDFEAVVLIGIELATYTAKGPQQRINDFGFRVLLTRPRDQLTAYLKGIGKAMPAENAKQVQQLLRQLKQSEQLKRLQSHGILVTPGGIDGASHRYVVPSDFLGGYVIDDLLQYCVSFSPKSEIVFFGPVITDDQFRQFHLLLPESHVRRMAAVWLNIVATVSDDERESRILRVSDLGSPAREIGLQVDDVIVGIGPFRWPKSESRDAYNAAMLSQIPGQESKIVVDRDGKVLTFPVTWEESTAHRLLCGNGIPTTQRDAIQPAQPDVDETSTTDNTEALSGKWQATQESHHLLDSKLVEANQTGFVIAIDKRFGESYRKTSDTYENQYREFLEQKGHAAVVSGTIKFDYGGESELMISSKDGDLYLWYGVVTGGNPRIFLHSGADKTSVDSLAIQWTSSCSDSPLDSDTDSAEVVYQRLRPTDPN